One Candidatus Poribacteria bacterium genomic window, CAACCGGCTTTCGCGAGAGGCGACATCACCTTGAACTTGGAATTCGATGGTGCAGGTGTGAACGCGGGGATACGGTATATCACCCGAAACGGACTTCAGGTTGCCCTTGGTGCTGAGACCTTGAATAGACCAGACGAATTAAGGTATCTTGCCGCTGTTTCGTGGACAAACGAGCGATTGGTCGACCAGATTAATGAAATGAGACAGTCGATTAAACGCGCGGCAGAACTTGCCGCCGAAGCGAAACGCGCTGTTTCAGGGGGTTCTCAACAAAAGAGACAGTAGCAATTACTGAGATTCCCTTGTCTCAATAGATTTCATCACCTTTTGGAGTGATGTCAGTAGTTCGGATAAGAAATCTTGGGGTGGCACGAGTATAATTTCGATCCTTCGATTTTTGGCTTTCGCTTCAGGTGTATCAGCAGTATCTATCGGTTGGTAGAAAGCGTATCCTGTCGCTGCCAAGCGTTGGGCATCGACCTTCGCATGTACCTGTAAGTATTTTACGGCGGCGATTGCACGTTCTGTCGAAAGATTCCAGTTTCGAAGCTCAGAACCACCAATGGGGGCATCATCAGTATGTCCCTCGACCCGCACGGCATAATCCGCATAATTCGTATTTAGCAGGACTTCCTCAGCAATTGCATCAAGAAGTGCCCTTCCCTCCGTGCTCAGGATCGCACTGCCTGTCTCAAACAGAATTTTCCCTTCGTCATCTAACACTGCGCCGACTGTATCCTTAAATTTCTCTTGAATAGCAACAATTGAACGTTGCGACTGGACCCGAATCCGTTGTAATTCCGATTCAATCTCTGCCAGTTTTGCGCGGAGACTCTCCTTTTCGCGTTCAAGCGCGCTTTTATCCTGCTGGAGTGCATTCCGTTCAGCAGCAATCTTTCGAGCGGCTTCGCTTGCATTCTGCAATATTTCCTGTGTTTGATTGAGTTCTGAACGCGTTTCCTCCAGCATAGTTTGGGTTTCAGCCAACTTCCCTTCCAAATCGGTTTTGGCGGTCTCAGTTCTCTCCAAGGTGGTATACATAGCAGCCAATTCCTTTAGTGCATATTCAAGTTTTCCTGAAGTCGAAGCAAGGACCATCGCCAGAACGATGGCAGCGATAGCGGCAATAAAGATAGATATAATTGCGAGGATTCCTTTTTTAGACATTGTTTAATTCTCCCTGTAGGCTCAGGATTGCCTCGAAGTTGTCATTTTCTGATGTTTTGTTTTTTTTCTCTATACCACACGTTGTGCAGCGGTGGGTTAGGATATAATCGCCGTGTTTTATCGTAAAATCTATCGGTTGCATCAAGCCGCGACAGGACGCGGCTCGGTCGCCGGGGTTCACGTCAACATGCCGACTCCAGAGGCATTCTGGACAGTGATTGGTGTAGCCGTTCCCACTGACGGAGGCACTACAATGTGCACAGATGAAATCTTCAATGTGGCGTTGAAATTTTTTGCTCACTGATTAGTACTTGCATTTCTTTCTTGACTGATTCGGTCCAATGTTCGTTTTAAACTTGGCGACACAGAAGCAGCACGTTCTAAATCCCAATGTTCTCGGACAAATTCGGTCAAAAGTGTATTATATTCATTGCCTACGCTGAGTATTGCATCTTGTGCTGGCACCAATGCTGCACGGATCGCTTTCTTTCTACTCCTTCGGGCAAGCGATACAAGGAACTCTTTGGGATTCAAGACGTTGTCCGTCGGCGATGGAATTCGATGCAAGGGGATAGATAGAAAAGCTGCCAATCCGATCCGATCCGCCATCACCCAAGATTCAACCTCCATAACTGCCACACGAAAGCAAAATCTTGGATTGAGAATGCCTTTAACCCATGAGCGAATAAGTCTCGGCGGACAATCCCGGGGCGAGTCTAAGTCTGTCAACATAAACACGGTTATACCGTTGGCTGCTCGGTTGAGTTCAGAAGTTTTTCGTTCAAGATCCGATTTACCTTGAAATCCGATTCTTTTCACGATTTTAACACCAAACTTCTCAAGAATTTTGGTCGCCACTGCATCACTGAGTCTATCCTCAACTGCGAGAATCACATTATTCAGATTCATTCTAATAGGCTCGATTGTTCTGGATATCTGGTTAGCACGACTTCACCGGGCGTGAGACCTGCCTTAAGAAGGGCTCGGATGTAATCAATATCAGACGAAATCTTGACAACAGTTCCTTCTTTTTCAGGTATGAGTAAAAGTACTTCCGTACCATCAATACCGGGTTCTATAAGAAGGTTATCGCTTTGCGTGCTAACCAACACCTGAGATCCCCGACTTTTTTGCAGGCGAGAGATAGAAGGGGCGAGTTGAGAAATAATACCTATGTTTAAAGAGAGTTCAGGTTCCTCTAACAATATTATTGAGTCACTTTCGAGAAGAGACCATAGGAGTCCAATAAGTCGAAGGACTCCATCCGAAAATTGGTCTTCGTGCTGCCCTTCTTCATTTGAACCCCAGTGGGAATAATGTGCTCGTAAATGTGGTCGACCTCTATTGTCACGAATAAATTCCAATTTTTCAAACTGCGGGACAGCAATTTTGAGGGTCCGTTCAATCCTCTTGAGGCGAGCACGGCGGGTACTTGGATGCACACTCGCGACTCGTTCGAGAAATCCCTGACCAAACGGATCGTCTTCAATGACCTTGCCCTGAATCACATCGGCGAAACGGATGAGTTGTGGAACCAGATGGAGATAGGTAACACTACGAAGAAATCGTCCAATCTCTCGAAATTTCGCATTGGCAGCATTCTGCTCAAGTGCGGTTTGGATAAGGCGGTCTGGATCTTCGTTGTCGTCTGCATCAGGTCTATCAAGAAGGGGTTCATCCTCTCTCCAGACGCGTTCATGTGTGAGATGAACTTGACAATTTCCATGATCCGCTTGACAAAACCCCACACTATATCGCCACGTGGCGGGAGCATCTGGTGTGTCCGAGATGTGAACTTCGATAGCAACCTCCGAGTCTTGCCCCGCGGATAGGCACCGAATTTTGGAAACACCGCCGCGGTCACTGATTGCTTTTTGAAACCCGCCACCGTCCATCTTGACAATATCTCGGAGAAATCGAAAAATGTCCAGTAGGTTAGATTTGCCTGAAGCATTTGGACCTACGATAAACTGACGCTCCCGAAGTGGAACATTAATCTGCCGAAAGTTCCGCCAGTTTTTTGCAATAAGCCGATTGATAATCATAATAGTAAGATTTCCTCCACAATAGTCCACAAATATGATACAAAAATCATAACATCTACGGTGAGTAAATACCAACCCAAAGGATGCTGGACTTTGGGTTGCACCGACTCATTCCAAGACTATAATTCTGCGCGGGTCATGAAGGTAGCGTAGATAGCGGAGGTTCTGACCAGATCGGGAATATGCACGCGCTCGTTGATGGCATGCCCGCCTTCGCCGCTTGGTCCGTAGCCAACGCCCGGTAAGCCTGTATTGACGAAATAGTGCAAGTCTGTAAAACCGGTAGTGCCCTTAAATCTTGGGCGATTGAAACGGACTGTGCGCACTGCATCAGCGAAGGCTTGCGCGATCGGCGAATCAGTATTCGTCAAACAGGGTTCAATTCGCAAGATGGCTCTCGCTTCTGCCACCAAATCGGGATAGTATTGGCAGGCACCAGAAATCGCTTCCCGCAATTCGAGTTCGGCAAATTCGAGTTCCTCGTTCGGCGTAATCCGCCGATCAATTGAGAACGTGACACGCGCTGGAACAGTGTTAACTTTATCACCATCGGTTCCACGGAATGTTCCACCGATATTTAATGTTGGATAACGGTCACTACCATCCGGGAGTTTAAATGCGCGTTCCGGTGATTTCAAATTTCGTTTAACCCGCTGGAGTGCCGTTACAAGTTCAGCGGCCTTCTCAAAGGCG contains:
- a CDS encoding OmpA family protein, which translates into the protein MSKKGILAIISIFIAAIAAIVLAMVLASTSGKLEYALKELAAMYTTLERTETAKTDLEGKLAETQTMLEETRSELNQTQEILQNASEAARKIAAERNALQQDKSALEREKESLRAKLAEIESELQRIRVQSQRSIVAIQEKFKDTVGAVLDDEGKILFETGSAILSTEGRALLDAIAEEVLLNTNYADYAVRVEGHTDDAPIGGSELRNWNLSTERAIAAVKYLQVHAKVDAQRLAATGYAFYQPIDTADTPEAKAKNRRIEIILVPPQDFLSELLTSLQKVMKSIETRESQ
- a CDS encoding RNHCP domain-containing protein, whose protein sequence is MSKKFQRHIEDFICAHCSASVSGNGYTNHCPECLWSRHVDVNPGDRAASCRGLMQPIDFTIKHGDYILTHRCTTCGIEKKNKTSENDNFEAILSLQGELNNV
- a CDS encoding AAA family ATPase, translating into MIINRLIAKNWRNFRQINVPLRERQFIVGPNASGKSNLLDIFRFLRDIVKMDGGGFQKAISDRGGVSKIRCLSAGQDSEVAIEVHISDTPDAPATWRYSVGFCQADHGNCQVHLTHERVWREDEPLLDRPDADDNEDPDRLIQTALEQNAANAKFREIGRFLRSVTYLHLVPQLIRFADVIQGKVIEDDPFGQGFLERVASVHPSTRRARLKRIERTLKIAVPQFEKLEFIRDNRGRPHLRAHYSHWGSNEEGQHEDQFSDGVLRLIGLLWSLLESDSIILLEEPELSLNIGIISQLAPSISRLQKSRGSQVLVSTQSDNLLIEPGIDGTEVLLLIPEKEGTVVKISSDIDYIRALLKAGLTPGEVVLTRYPEQSSLLE